One stretch of Rhinolophus ferrumequinum isolate MPI-CBG mRhiFer1 chromosome 3, mRhiFer1_v1.p, whole genome shotgun sequence DNA includes these proteins:
- the LOC117020772 gene encoding 60S ribosomal protein L21-like: protein MTNTKGKRRGTHYMFSRPFRKHEVVPLATYTRSYKKCGIVDIKGMDAVQKGRPPKCYHGKTGRVYSVTQHALGIVVNKQVKGKTLAERINVRIEHIKHSKSRDSFLKRVKENDQRKKEAKEKGTWVQLKCQPAPPREAQFVRTNGKEPELLEPTPYEFLA, encoded by the coding sequence atgaccaacacaaagggaaagaggagaggcaccCACTATATgttctctaggccttttagaaaacatgaagttgttcctttggccacatacaCGCGGAGCTACAAGAAATGTGGTATTGTAGACATCAAGGGAATGGACGCCGTTCAGAAAGGAAGGCCCCCCAAATGTTACCATGGCAAAACGGGAAGGGTCTACAGTGTTACCCAGCATGCGCTTGgcattgttgtaaacaaacaagtcaaGGGCAAGACTCTTGCTGAGAGAATTAATGTTCGTATTGAGCATATTAAGCACTCTAAGAGCCGAGATAGCTTCCTGAAacgggtgaaggaaaatgatcagagaaagaaggaagccaaagagaaaggtacctgggttcaactgaaatgccagcctgccccacccagagaagcacaatttgtgagaaccaatggaaaggagcctgagctgctggaacccACTCCCTATGAATTCCTGgcataa